A part of Nocardioides sp. WS12 genomic DNA contains:
- a CDS encoding arginine deiminase family protein, which translates to MTASLEWGQHYAMVEPSSFRVDYAINPYMNPAVQPDAGRARAQWDELAATLRALGATVDEIPALPEAPDMVYAMNLGLVALRPDWTGPGRRSVVMSHMRYPQRRIETPAARAWFESHAFAATHIGRDGIGAHFESGDAFPFGGELVVGYGPRTDELALKQLADDLGVQVRGARIVHPGMYHLDLAFCPLDDDHAMICPSAFDEASAASLMASIPQPIVLSEEEALSTWCANSVVVGRTVVMPACPPRVRNWLDTLGFEVVLVDVSEFHLGGGSIRCLTNPLDITVGRDLEIVSGGRVVVPGDIAA; encoded by the coding sequence ATGACGGCATCACTGGAGTGGGGTCAGCACTACGCGATGGTCGAGCCGTCGTCGTTCCGCGTCGACTACGCGATCAACCCGTACATGAACCCGGCCGTGCAGCCTGACGCCGGACGGGCGCGGGCCCAGTGGGACGAACTCGCCGCCACCCTCCGCGCGCTCGGCGCGACCGTCGACGAGATCCCGGCGCTGCCCGAGGCGCCCGACATGGTCTACGCCATGAACCTCGGCCTCGTCGCACTCCGGCCCGACTGGACCGGCCCCGGCCGCCGCTCGGTCGTGATGTCGCACATGCGCTACCCCCAGCGCCGCATCGAGACGCCCGCCGCCCGGGCCTGGTTCGAGTCACACGCCTTCGCGGCCACTCACATCGGCCGCGACGGGATCGGCGCCCACTTCGAGTCCGGCGACGCCTTCCCCTTCGGCGGCGAACTGGTCGTCGGCTACGGCCCGCGGACCGACGAGCTCGCCCTCAAGCAACTGGCCGACGACCTCGGCGTGCAGGTCCGGGGGGCCCGCATCGTGCACCCCGGGATGTACCACCTCGACCTCGCCTTCTGCCCCCTCGACGACGACCACGCGATGATCTGCCCGTCGGCGTTCGACGAGGCCTCCGCCGCCTCCCTGATGGCGTCCATCCCGCAGCCGATCGTGCTCAGCGAGGAAGAGGCGCTCAGCACCTGGTGCGCCAACTCGGTGGTCGTCGGGCGCACCGTCGTGATGCCCGCCTGCCCGCCGCGTGTGCGGAACTGGCTGGACACCCTCGGCTTCGAGGTCGTCCTGGTCGACGTCAGCGAGTTCCACCTCGGCGGTGGCTCGATCCGCTGCCTGACCAACCCGCT